One Ignavibacterium sp. DNA segment encodes these proteins:
- a CDS encoding TonB-dependent receptor, which yields MKFTLQFFTVFIILFFSSLITFGQSGKIAGKVTDASTGEALPFVNVMVEGTTQGAASDLDGNYFIINLPPGTYSVKASAIGYNSITAQGIKVASGFTATQDFALHSTALELNEEVVVIATKPLIRKDVTATTSVVGEDMISQLPVTEITDLLSLQAGIVSSGSDLHVRGGRSGQVAYQVDGVPLTDAYDGSSVINVNANAVQELQVISGAFNAEYGQAMSGIINIVTKDGSNSFNGSFQTYTGDYFSNRDDKFWNIKSINPVAIRNFEGSLSGPILKDQLFFYINGRYYYNTGYLYGKRFFLVTDRATEVSGSGGSDFNITKNGDDSYISMNPNEKIYGQGKLTYRFLPGVKLNYNYVLDREEYQDYNHSRRLTPDNNLQRFRKGYSNIFSINHAISNSSFYNLNFSYFYKEYKHFLFEDIYTDPKTFKTKYVNNTALQTPPYSFDIGGTDYSRFKRSTGTYSAKLDWTTQFSQEINLQFGGEFKRHSIYFKDITLYPTTIEGTNTVDIAPITSPLNNEYLHNPVEGAFYVQSKFEAFDLIFNIGARLDIFNPDGVVLNDPTDPNIANPLKPSNQFNDLNGDGVYDPGEGETMKTIADREKYWYKDASVKFQVSPRVGLAFPITDKGVLHFSYGHFFQLPSYEFLYTNPEFELGVGSGNQGLFGNADLKPQKTVKGEIGIQQQIGDDIAVDVTVFFEDFRDLTGTQSDEILVFGGASSYSRYANSDFGFSKGFIVSLEKRFSGGLAASIDYTYSVTKGNASNPADARNALLGGALPETFIAPLNWDQAHTLNVSIAYSVERDYGFSLIGNFYTGQPYTPQVNKNTNVTQNAFPRNSEIKPSILNLDLRVYKDFIIGSTTLSLFLKVYNLLDMDNPRNVYSDSGDPLFTFSRLEAEKIKPKLYYNTLDEIYTNPGFFSEPRRVELGFSYNF from the coding sequence ATGAAGTTTACTTTACAGTTTTTTACTGTGTTTATAATTTTATTTTTCTCTTCACTAATCACTTTTGGGCAAAGCGGGAAAATTGCCGGGAAAGTTACCGATGCAAGTACTGGTGAAGCACTTCCTTTTGTTAACGTGATGGTAGAAGGCACAACTCAAGGTGCGGCATCCGATTTAGATGGAAATTATTTTATAATTAACCTGCCGCCCGGTACATACTCAGTAAAGGCATCTGCAATTGGTTATAATTCAATTACTGCACAAGGTATAAAGGTAGCTAGCGGTTTTACTGCAACACAGGATTTTGCACTACACTCAACTGCGCTTGAGCTTAATGAAGAAGTAGTAGTGATTGCAACCAAACCATTAATCCGGAAAGATGTTACTGCAACTACTTCTGTTGTCGGAGAAGATATGATATCACAGCTTCCTGTAACAGAAATAACAGATTTACTTTCACTGCAGGCTGGTATTGTATCATCCGGAAGCGATCTTCACGTTAGAGGAGGCAGATCCGGGCAGGTTGCTTATCAGGTTGATGGTGTTCCTCTTACCGATGCCTATGATGGCAGTTCTGTTATTAATGTTAATGCAAATGCAGTGCAGGAATTACAGGTAATTAGCGGTGCATTCAATGCAGAATACGGACAGGCAATGTCCGGAATTATCAATATTGTAACAAAAGACGGAAGTAACAGTTTTAATGGGAGCTTCCAGACCTATACCGGCGATTATTTTTCAAACAGAGATGATAAGTTCTGGAATATTAAAAGCATCAACCCGGTTGCTATAAGAAATTTTGAAGGAAGCCTAAGCGGACCGATTTTGAAGGATCAGCTTTTCTTTTACATAAATGGAAGATATTATTATAACACCGGCTACTTATACGGGAAAAGATTTTTTCTTGTTACCGACAGAGCAACAGAAGTATCCGGAAGCGGCGGATCCGATTTTAATATTACAAAGAATGGCGATGATTCATACATTTCTATGAATCCTAATGAAAAAATTTATGGACAGGGTAAACTAACTTATAGATTTTTGCCCGGAGTAAAACTTAATTACAACTATGTTCTTGATAGAGAAGAATATCAGGATTATAATCATTCGAGAAGATTAACTCCTGATAATAATCTGCAGAGATTTAGAAAAGGATATTCCAACATATTTTCTATCAATCATGCAATATCAAACTCATCTTTTTATAATCTTAATTTTTCTTATTTCTACAAAGAGTATAAACACTTTTTATTTGAAGACATTTATACTGATCCTAAAACTTTTAAAACTAAATATGTTAATAACACAGCCTTGCAAACTCCGCCTTATAGTTTTGATATTGGCGGAACTGATTACAGCAGGTTTAAAAGAAGTACTGGCACATATTCAGCAAAATTAGATTGGACCACGCAATTTTCTCAGGAAATCAACTTACAATTTGGCGGTGAATTCAAAAGACACAGTATATATTTTAAGGATATCACATTATACCCAACAACAATTGAAGGTACTAATACTGTAGATATTGCCCCGATAACTTCGCCATTAAATAATGAATATTTGCATAATCCGGTTGAAGGGGCATTCTATGTTCAATCGAAGTTTGAAGCATTTGATTTGATTTTTAATATCGGTGCAAGATTGGATATTTTTAATCCTGATGGTGTTGTGCTTAATGATCCAACTGATCCGAACATTGCAAATCCATTAAAACCCTCAAATCAGTTTAATGATTTAAATGGTGATGGCGTTTATGATCCGGGCGAAGGAGAAACTATGAAAACAATTGCCGACCGTGAAAAATACTGGTACAAAGATGCTTCAGTAAAATTTCAGGTTAGTCCTCGTGTTGGACTCGCATTTCCTATTACTGATAAAGGCGTACTTCATTTTTCTTATGGTCATTTCTTCCAGTTACCTTCTTATGAGTTTTTATATACCAACCCTGAATTTGAACTAGGTGTTGGTTCTGGTAATCAGGGGTTATTTGGCAACGCTGATTTAAAACCTCAGAAAACAGTAAAAGGTGAAATTGGTATTCAGCAGCAGATAGGTGATGATATTGCTGTAGATGTTACGGTATTCTTTGAAGACTTTAGAGATCTTACGGGTACCCAAAGTGATGAAATATTAGTGTTTGGCGGTGCTTCAAGTTACAGCAGATATGCAAACTCTGATTTTGGATTCTCAAAGGGATTTATAGTTAGTTTAGAAAAAAGATTTTCGGGCGGTTTAGCAGCAAGTATTGATTACACTTATTCTGTAACAAAAGGTAATGCATCAAATCCGGCAGATGCAAGAAATGCATTACTTGGCGGTGCTTTACCCGAAACATTTATTGCCCCGCTTAATTGGGATCAGGCTCATACTTTAAATGTTTCTATTGCTTATTCAGTTGAAAGAGATTACGGCTTTTCATTGATCGGTAACTTTTATACCGGTCAGCCCTATACTCCACAGGTTAATAAAAATACTAACGTAACACAAAATGCTTTTCCGAGGAACAGCGAAATAAAACCAAGTATTTTAAATCTTGATTTAAGAGTGTATAAAGATTTTATAATCGGCAGTACCACATTATCACTATTCCTGAAAGTTTATAACCTTTTAGATATGGATAATCCCCGAAATGTTTACAGTGATTCAGGTGATCCGCTTTTTACATTTAGCCGTTTGGAAGCGGAGAAGATCAAACCAAAATTATACTACAACACTCTGGATGAAATATATACTAATCCCGGTTTCTTCTCAGAGCCCAGAAGAGTTGAACTCGGTTTTTCATATAATTTTTAA
- the ccsA gene encoding cytochrome c biogenesis protein CcsA, whose translation MIGSIFLSAALVFSVIAMVMYFLSFRGYKNTLNFARYSYHGMAIFVIAASTYLWYAILTHQYQYKYIFSYSNNSLSTGLLFSSFWGGQEGSFMLWLLLTVIIGIILQSYSSKRGDLEPRVMAVFALATSFLLVMVSPWFKNPFEYIWMTPIFIDAKSINPQYFNLSFLQNFIFTDQQSNTTYIQMSKELYAALSQAGVSVNQFIADGKGLNPQLLNYWMQIHPPMLFIGFAMATVPFSFAIAALMKNEYRDWVNQSLPWMLAGVAILGLGIMIGGYWAYEMLGWGGYWAWDPVENSSLIPWLIGVAAIHTMLVQKRSLKSTDGVGRYAKTNLILSILTYIFVLYSTFLTRSGVLGDASVHSFVDPGNLVYFFLVIFITTFILIGFGGIVYRWKYLEDKTVYDESLLSRELSLFTAAIVLVASAIIVLGGTSAPLFGQSVDTFFYDELHLPIAIIIGLLNGLSLLLKWKTTDAKAFLKDSALSVILSIFITALIIILGGVTNPMMILLSFSSAFALVVNAEIAIRIVKRNLKNLGAYVSHIGIALFILGVIGSGAYSSTVNLDLVKNQPVSAFGYQLTFTGYTPIENNTKYAFNILMKKDNDSYQVAPVMYIAEYNNSLMREPAILNLFSKDVYLAPLGYDEGKDDHTHGDVVKLEKGVTTEYQNVKITFNKFDILPETMQLMQEGKDFQMGAMLTLEVNGKKEEFELLRKSVSGQAVFTQYISENAGLKLQLNNLTAEMIEVSINPINDTHDHSVEKPKEEVLFVTASIKPYISLVWIGVIVMVAGFFIAVARRLKESLQ comes from the coding sequence ATGATTGGAAGTATTTTTTTAAGCGCAGCTTTAGTATTTAGTGTTATTGCAATGGTAATGTATTTTCTCTCATTCAGAGGATATAAAAACACATTAAACTTTGCACGCTACAGTTATCATGGAATGGCAATTTTTGTGATTGCAGCATCAACTTATTTATGGTACGCAATACTTACTCATCAATATCAGTATAAATATATTTTTAGTTACAGTAATAATTCACTTTCAACCGGTCTTTTGTTCTCATCTTTTTGGGGAGGACAAGAAGGCAGTTTTATGCTGTGGCTTCTGCTTACTGTAATAATAGGAATAATACTTCAGTCGTATTCTTCCAAAAGAGGCGATCTTGAACCGAGAGTAATGGCAGTATTTGCGCTTGCAACATCATTCCTTTTAGTAATGGTTTCCCCGTGGTTCAAAAATCCATTTGAGTATATCTGGATGACGCCGATATTTATTGATGCAAAAAGTATTAATCCGCAATATTTCAACCTGTCTTTTTTACAGAATTTTATCTTCACTGATCAGCAAAGCAATACAACATATATTCAGATGAGTAAAGAGCTTTATGCTGCATTGTCGCAGGCTGGAGTTTCAGTTAATCAGTTTATTGCAGACGGAAAGGGTTTAAATCCGCAATTGCTTAATTACTGGATGCAGATTCATCCTCCTATGTTGTTTATAGGATTTGCTATGGCAACTGTTCCTTTTTCTTTTGCAATTGCTGCACTGATGAAAAATGAATACAGGGATTGGGTTAATCAGTCTTTACCATGGATGCTTGCCGGAGTTGCAATTCTTGGTTTAGGAATTATGATTGGCGGCTATTGGGCTTATGAAATGCTTGGATGGGGCGGTTACTGGGCTTGGGACCCTGTCGAAAATTCTAGTTTGATTCCATGGTTAATTGGTGTCGCAGCCATACACACAATGCTTGTACAAAAAAGAAGTTTGAAAAGCACTGATGGAGTTGGAAGATATGCTAAAACAAATCTTATACTCAGTATCTTAACTTACATTTTTGTTTTATACAGTACATTTTTAACAAGAAGCGGTGTGCTTGGCGATGCTTCGGTGCATTCGTTTGTTGACCCGGGAAATCTTGTTTACTTTTTCTTAGTTATCTTTATTACAACGTTTATACTAATCGGGTTTGGAGGAATTGTTTACAGATGGAAATATCTTGAGGATAAAACTGTTTATGATGAAAGTCTTCTCTCAAGAGAGCTTTCATTGTTTACGGCTGCAATTGTTCTCGTTGCTTCAGCAATAATTGTTTTAGGAGGCACCTCTGCACCGCTTTTCGGTCAGTCGGTTGATACTTTCTTTTATGATGAATTGCATCTGCCAATCGCAATTATTATAGGATTGTTAAATGGTTTGTCGTTGTTATTAAAATGGAAAACAACGGATGCCAAAGCATTTCTTAAAGATTCAGCTTTATCAGTCATTTTAAGTATTTTTATTACAGCGCTGATTATAATCTTAGGCGGTGTAACAAATCCTATGATGATTTTGTTAAGCTTTTCGTCTGCATTTGCTTTGGTAGTAAATGCTGAAATTGCAATCAGAATTGTTAAAAGGAACTTAAAAAATCTTGGTGCTTATGTTTCACATATCGGAATAGCATTGTTTATCCTTGGTGTTATTGGCTCAGGTGCATATAGTTCAACGGTCAATCTCGATTTGGTTAAGAACCAACCAGTAAGTGCATTTGGCTATCAGTTAACTTTTACCGGATATACTCCTATAGAAAATAATACTAAATATGCTTTTAATATTTTGATGAAGAAAGATAATGATAGTTATCAAGTTGCCCCTGTTATGTACATTGCCGAATATAACAACAGTTTAATGAGAGAACCGGCGATTTTAAATTTATTTTCAAAGGATGTTTATCTTGCCCCGCTTGGTTATGATGAAGGAAAAGATGACCACACGCATGGTGATGTTGTAAAATTAGAGAAAGGTGTTACAACAGAATATCAAAATGTAAAAATCACTTTTAATAAATTTGATATTCTGCCCGAGACAATGCAATTGATGCAGGAAGGTAAAGACTTTCAAATGGGTGCAATGCTTACACTGGAGGTAAACGGTAAAAAAGAAGAATTTGAACTGCTGAGAAAAAGCGTAAGCGGTCAGGCTGTATTTACACAGTACATTTCTGAAAATGCCGGGTTAAAATTACAGTTAAATAATCTTACCGCAGAGATGATTGAGGTATCAATTAATCCAATAAATGATACACATGACCATTCTGTTGAGAAGCCAAAGGAAGAAGTATTATTTGTTACTGCAAGTATTAAGCCCTACATCAGTCTTGTATGGATTGGAGTTATTGTTATGGTGGCTGGCTTTTTTATTGCAGTTGCAAGAAGATTGAAAGAATCATTACAGTAA
- the miaA gene encoding tRNA (adenosine(37)-N6)-dimethylallyltransferase MiaA, giving the protein MKFNLVTILGPTATGKTKLAVQLADYFNGEIISADSRQVYRGMDVGTGKDLSEYNFRGKQIPYHLIDVINPSDEFDLYKFKQFFLVAFEKISAKNRLPFLVGGTGMYLSSVLQNYNLKKADFEKTQHEYSSLNDDQLRDILKKLNPALHNTTDVKDKNRILKAIAVSKAQHDNLKSTEINSYNLGINLSRDEIKTKITSRLKKRLDEEGMIDEVKSLLDSGVSYDKMIFFGLEYKFIAQYIKGELNKNDMFQKLNAAIHAFAKRQMTWFRKMEKEGVVINWINGSDFNKAKELIELNVFKKF; this is encoded by the coding sequence ATGAAATTTAATCTTGTCACTATACTTGGTCCAACAGCAACCGGCAAGACAAAACTTGCAGTTCAGCTTGCTGATTACTTTAACGGTGAAATAATCTCCGCTGATTCGCGCCAGGTTTACCGTGGAATGGATGTAGGAACAGGAAAAGATTTATCTGAATACAATTTCAGAGGGAAACAAATACCATATCATCTGATTGATGTTATTAATCCAAGTGATGAATTTGATCTTTATAAATTCAAGCAGTTTTTTTTAGTTGCTTTTGAAAAAATCTCTGCTAAAAACAGGCTTCCTTTTCTTGTTGGCGGAACCGGAATGTACCTGAGTTCGGTTCTTCAGAATTATAATCTAAAAAAAGCAGACTTTGAAAAAACTCAACATGAATATTCTTCGTTGAATGATGACCAATTAAGAGATATTCTTAAAAAACTTAATCCTGCTTTGCATAACACTACAGACGTAAAAGATAAAAATAGAATTTTAAAAGCTATTGCTGTCAGTAAAGCACAACATGATAACTTAAAAAGCACAGAGATTAACTCTTACAATCTTGGAATAAATCTTTCGCGCGATGAAATAAAGACTAAGATTACTTCAAGACTCAAAAAAAGACTGGATGAAGAAGGAATGATTGATGAAGTTAAGTCACTCCTGGATTCCGGTGTTAGTTATGATAAAATGATTTTCTTTGGTTTGGAGTACAAATTTATTGCCCAATATATTAAAGGTGAATTAAATAAAAATGATATGTTCCAAAAACTGAATGCGGCAATACATGCTTTTGCAAAACGGCAAATGACATGGTTTAGAAAAATGGAGAAAGAAGGAGTTGTAATTAATTGGATTAATGGCTCTGATTTTAATAAAGCTAAAGAGTTAATAGAATTAAATGTATTTAAAAAGTTTTAG
- a CDS encoding FAD-binding oxidoreductase — protein MIVKTNPDEFENFLVDASNFKGSCEAVYFPENSDEIVSLIKEANKKKLTVTAAGNRTGLTGACIPQNGIVIATDKLNKIIEINQKQFYAIVEPAVLLADFQKELKLQNLFYPPDPTETNCYLGGTVATNASGAKTFKYGPTRNYVIGLQVVLPDGEVIDIERDNQKANGYELILSAQTGKSIYLQIPDYTFPSVKNASGYFVKKDMDAIDLFIGSEGTLGIITKIKFRLLPQPENTISCVLFFEDETNALNFLEEAREASYKNKLKSINDNVNALALEFFDERALKFLAKDFSAIPDNAQAAIWFEQESTSDSFDSILETWNVLMQTHNVNEETAWFAFSDVDKERIKDFRHAISLKVNDYVARNNFRKLGTDTAVPDKVFREFYLTLQNWAKQSKIDFVAYGHFGNSHIHLNFLPKDDDEFNEGKKIYKQICEEAVRLGGTISAEHGIGKTKRDYLLMMYGEANIRKMAALKKTLDPNLILGIGNIFEERFLE, from the coding sequence ATGATTGTTAAAACAAATCCGGATGAATTTGAAAATTTTTTAGTCGATGCATCAAACTTTAAAGGCAGTTGTGAAGCAGTTTACTTCCCTGAAAATTCTGATGAAATAGTTTCTTTAATAAAAGAGGCTAATAAAAAAAAACTTACTGTTACAGCAGCAGGAAACAGAACTGGTCTGACAGGTGCCTGCATACCGCAAAATGGAATTGTAATTGCTACTGATAAACTGAACAAAATAATCGAGATCAATCAAAAGCAATTTTATGCTATAGTTGAACCGGCTGTTTTGCTGGCAGATTTTCAGAAGGAATTGAAATTGCAGAACCTTTTTTATCCGCCAGATCCAACAGAAACAAATTGTTATCTCGGCGGAACTGTTGCAACCAATGCTTCAGGTGCAAAAACATTTAAGTACGGACCAACACGCAATTATGTTATTGGCTTGCAGGTTGTTCTTCCTGATGGTGAAGTGATTGATATTGAGAGAGACAATCAAAAAGCTAATGGATATGAGCTTATATTGTCTGCTCAAACAGGCAAAAGTATTTACTTACAAATTCCCGATTATACTTTTCCAAGCGTTAAAAATGCCTCGGGATATTTTGTAAAGAAAGATATGGATGCAATTGATTTGTTTATTGGATCTGAAGGTACGCTTGGCATAATTACAAAAATCAAATTCAGACTTCTTCCGCAGCCTGAAAATACAATCTCGTGCGTTTTATTTTTTGAAGACGAAACAAATGCACTAAATTTTCTTGAAGAAGCAAGAGAAGCTTCTTACAAGAATAAATTGAAAAGCATAAATGATAATGTAAATGCACTTGCACTTGAGTTTTTTGATGAGCGCGCTCTGAAATTCTTGGCAAAAGATTTTTCTGCAATTCCGGATAATGCACAAGCTGCAATATGGTTTGAACAGGAATCAACTTCTGATTCTTTTGATTCTATACTTGAAACCTGGAATGTTCTGATGCAAACTCACAATGTCAATGAAGAGACAGCGTGGTTCGCTTTTAGTGATGTAGATAAAGAAAGGATAAAAGATTTTCGTCACGCTATTTCATTAAAAGTAAACGATTATGTAGCACGAAACAATTTTAGAAAACTTGGTACCGATACAGCTGTTCCCGATAAAGTTTTCCGTGAGTTTTATTTAACACTGCAGAATTGGGCAAAACAAAGTAAGATTGATTTTGTGGCTTATGGGCATTTTGGAAATTCTCATATTCACTTGAACTTTTTACCAAAGGACGATGATGAATTTAATGAAGGTAAAAAAATCTATAAGCAAATTTGTGAAGAAGCTGTAAGGCTCGGAGGAACAATTTCTGCTGAACACGGAATTGGCAAAACCAAACGGGATTATCTTTTGATGATGTATGGTGAGGCTAACATTCGTAAAATGGCTGCATTAAAAAAAACTCTTGACCCGAATCTAATTCTTGGTATTGGAAATATTTTTGAAGAGAGATTCTTAGAGTAA
- a CDS encoding rhodanese-like domain-containing protein: MSEFKEKLKSDSNIIVLDVRTPEEYAGPLGTVKSSINIPLQSLDQRADELEKFKDKEILVICRTQNRSAAAVDYLKRAGYNAKYILGGMVEFSKQ, from the coding sequence ATGTCTGAATTTAAAGAGAAACTTAAATCAGACAGCAATATTATTGTGCTTGATGTAAGAACCCCTGAAGAATATGCTGGACCGCTTGGTACAGTTAAATCGTCAATAAATATTCCATTACAAAGTCTTGATCAAAGGGCTGATGAACTGGAAAAATTTAAAGATAAAGAAATTTTGGTGATCTGTCGGACACAGAATAGATCTGCAGCAGCAGTTGATTATTTAAAAAGAGCAGGATACAATGCAAAGTATATTTTAGGGGGTATGGTCGAGTTCAGCAAACAGTAA
- a CDS encoding zinc ribbon domain-containing protein yields MPIFEYKCKDCNTKFEVFHKSLSNQEDAACPKCNSKENQKIFSTFSSVGFSASSSGCETGNCGIEPSYGGGCSSGLCGLN; encoded by the coding sequence ATGCCCATATTTGAATATAAATGTAAAGACTGTAATACTAAATTTGAAGTATTTCATAAATCATTATCAAACCAGGAAGATGCAGCTTGTCCAAAATGTAATTCAAAAGAAAACCAAAAAATATTTTCAACATTTAGTTCAGTTGGCTTTTCAGCTTCCTCATCAGGATGTGAAACAGGTAATTGTGGAATAGAGCCATCATACGGTGGCGGATGTTCTTCTGGTCTTTGCGGATTAAATTAA
- a CDS encoding cyclic nucleotide-binding domain-containing protein, giving the protein MSSNKYLEAIKENELFRGIDLNSINFSFDSKRIVELKEGDLVYSSGQPADFVYLILEGEVKLKLTTLKRLVFKKAKQFVGEQEIISGTERNSSALANSNCTLYKLDADVLKNNLESPVNLQSRINTEAEIVTEKPAIEFNLPLITPEKTAPVIAAEPKKFDLNQFKDFEPDRKTVVDIDNIKVSHYHREPDLDDIIQEKYLKSDNQSLKSQLLDNSNDLGNWVITETNLDISPSSKKTSFHDNEKIEVDEVITPSGRRHTESTEQQNTLLPNTGDLQLNAKNIAEFLTQKTNSLVGAVYVVSSDKNYLEELYQTNESIYKGKKSLKTGLIGAVAKDKKIRYAVSFKNDVNYDPETDLPNDFSGNTLIFIPFVDDKNELLAIAQLGTNETMFTKAEESSLKDYASKLVGLFKPDQMPVQKALIKIAQSTDISQFAKFLLNDVKAPLLTVRHYSSILSRFDLADEIKKVISLLSTQANKVIDLIQGTLDYAEKNTKLKMEVVNFNEFMEQSLVVLSEYTESRNIKLFKKLGMDARIKIDTRKFYVACFYISKFACDVMKSGSNIYFSSELNDNTLNLIIKDENKIIKESDVDNLFNPNLFNDNGDNIGLSLAISKSIIETMNADIKLQFNNPGLLYQISIPVSS; this is encoded by the coding sequence ATGAGTTCAAATAAATATTTAGAAGCAATTAAAGAAAATGAACTTTTCAGGGGAATTGATCTTAATTCAATTAACTTCTCGTTTGATAGTAAAAGAATTGTTGAGCTTAAAGAAGGTGATTTGGTTTACTCTTCAGGACAGCCGGCTGACTTTGTTTATCTGATACTTGAAGGTGAGGTTAAACTTAAGTTAACAACTTTAAAACGGCTGGTTTTTAAGAAGGCTAAGCAGTTCGTAGGAGAACAAGAAATAATCTCCGGTACAGAAAGAAACTCTTCGGCTCTTGCTAACAGCAACTGCACACTTTATAAACTAGACGCTGATGTTTTAAAAAATAATTTAGAGTCTCCAGTAAATTTACAATCACGAATAAATACAGAAGCTGAAATAGTTACAGAAAAACCAGCGATAGAATTTAATCTCCCGCTTATAACTCCTGAAAAAACAGCTCCTGTTATAGCTGCCGAACCTAAGAAGTTCGATTTGAATCAATTCAAAGATTTTGAGCCGGATAGGAAAACGGTTGTAGATATTGATAACATTAAGGTATCTCATTATCACAGGGAACCTGACCTTGATGATATTATACAAGAAAAATATCTTAAAAGTGATAATCAATCTTTAAAAAGTCAGTTGTTAGATAATTCAAATGATCTTGGTAACTGGGTTATTACTGAAACAAATCTTGATATCTCGCCTTCCTCCAAAAAGACCTCTTTCCACGATAATGAAAAAATTGAAGTTGACGAAGTTATTACTCCATCTGGAAGAAGGCATACTGAATCAACAGAACAACAAAACACCTTGCTTCCAAACACCGGTGACCTGCAATTAAATGCTAAAAATATAGCTGAATTTCTGACGCAGAAAACTAATTCATTGGTTGGCGCTGTATATGTGGTTTCTTCGGATAAAAATTATCTGGAAGAATTATATCAGACAAATGAATCTATTTATAAAGGTAAGAAATCGCTTAAGACCGGTTTGATCGGTGCAGTAGCAAAAGATAAGAAAATAAGATACGCTGTATCATTCAAAAATGATGTTAATTATGATCCTGAAACTGACCTGCCGAATGATTTTTCAGGTAATACTTTAATATTTATTCCTTTCGTTGATGATAAAAATGAACTGCTTGCAATCGCTCAGCTTGGTACTAATGAAACAATGTTTACAAAAGCAGAAGAAAGTAGTTTAAAGGATTATGCTTCTAAATTAGTTGGACTGTTTAAACCGGATCAAATGCCTGTTCAAAAGGCTCTGATTAAAATAGCTCAGTCAACAGATATCTCGCAGTTTGCAAAATTTTTACTGAACGATGTTAAAGCTCCGCTGTTAACAGTTAGACATTATTCTTCTATACTTTCCCGTTTTGATTTGGCAGATGAGATAAAGAAAGTAATATCTTTATTGTCAACACAAGCCAACAAGGTAATTGACCTGATTCAGGGAACACTTGATTATGCGGAGAAGAATACAAAACTGAAGATGGAAGTGGTTAACTTTAATGAATTTATGGAACAATCACTAGTTGTCTTATCCGAATATACCGAATCAAGAAATATAAAGCTTTTCAAAAAACTTGGTATGGATGCAAGGATTAAAATTGATACAAGAAAATTTTATGTCGCATGCTTTTATATTTCCAAGTTTGCCTGTGATGTTATGAAAAGCGGAAGTAATATATATTTCAGCTCAGAGTTAAATGATAATACACTTAATCTGATTATTAAAGATGAAAACAAAATCATAAAAGAATCAGATGTTGATAATTTATTTAATCCCAATTTGTTCAATGATAACGGAGATAATATCGGATTGAGCCTTGCTATTTCAAAATCCATCATTGAAACAATGAATGCAGATATAAAATTACAATTCAACAACCCAGGATTACTTTACCAGATTTCAATTCCAGTTTCTTCGTAG
- a CDS encoding sigma-70 family RNA polymerase sigma factor produces MEERELIELAKSGNRQALASLVKNNEQTVYNFSFKICRDRDKAENIMQETFYSMIKSLHQFDGNSKLSTWLYRIVSNHCLMLARKDKNRSFVSIDNDDELYEDRYTADWSTIPNQNIENAELKKNLDEAINKLNPEYRMVFLLRDVEGLSTEETAKLAELSVPAVKSRLHRARAFLRKELNKAFSR; encoded by the coding sequence ATGGAAGAAAGAGAACTGATAGAACTGGCAAAGTCTGGTAACAGACAAGCGCTTGCAAGTTTAGTAAAAAATAATGAACAGACTGTTTATAACTTTTCATTTAAAATCTGCAGGGATAGGGATAAAGCCGAGAATATAATGCAGGAAACTTTTTACAGTATGATTAAAAGTCTTCATCAGTTTGATGGAAATTCAAAACTTTCAACATGGCTGTATAGAATTGTCTCAAATCATTGTCTTATGCTGGCAAGAAAAGATAAAAACAGATCATTTGTTTCAATTGATAACGATGATGAACTTTATGAGGACCGCTACACAGCAGATTGGTCAACTATTCCTAATCAGAATATTGAAAATGCTGAGTTGAAAAAAAATCTTGATGAAGCAATCAATAAACTTAACCCTGAGTACCGGATGGTTTTTTTGCTTCGTGATGTTGAAGGATTATCCACTGAAGAAACTGCAAAACTGGCTGAATTATCAGTTCCGGCGGTAAAATCCAGGTTACACAGAGCAAGAGCGTTTTTAAGAAAAGAGTTAAATAAGGCATTTAGTAGATGA